A DNA window from Fibrobacter sp. UWH4 contains the following coding sequences:
- a CDS encoding pyridoxamine kinase, with protein MPQKKIALINDITGFGRCSIAVMAPVVSAMKIQAVAVPTAILSTHTQFPEYYFDDYTPKMRDYIQTYKNLDMSFDAIATGFLGSEEQVDIVIDFIRTFKKPGVFTLVDPVMGDDGLLYKTYTPALSEKMKGLVRYADILTPNLTELCALTGTEYRDGNFNNTELENLCQQLSAQGPEHIVVTGIHCEDRQIMNFVYSKGEKPKTVMVDRIGGDRSGTGDVISAVIAGMYLNGHDFYDSVKRSAEFASKCVAYCEEQHVPTHWGLSVEMFLRDLMED; from the coding sequence TGATATCACGGGTTTCGGACGCTGCTCGATTGCCGTCATGGCGCCTGTCGTTTCGGCGATGAAGATTCAGGCGGTTGCGGTGCCGACGGCGATCCTTTCGACGCATACGCAGTTCCCCGAATACTATTTTGACGACTACACTCCGAAAATGCGCGACTATATCCAGACCTACAAGAATCTGGACATGTCGTTCGACGCGATTGCGACCGGTTTTTTGGGTTCCGAAGAACAGGTGGATATCGTTATTGATTTTATCAGGACATTCAAGAAACCCGGCGTGTTCACCCTTGTCGACCCGGTGATGGGCGACGACGGACTCCTCTACAAGACCTATACGCCCGCGCTTTCCGAAAAGATGAAGGGCCTGGTTCGTTATGCCGATATCCTGACCCCGAACTTGACGGAACTCTGTGCGTTGACCGGCACGGAATATCGCGACGGCAATTTCAACAACACCGAACTGGAAAACCTTTGCCAGCAGTTGAGCGCCCAGGGGCCCGAACATATCGTGGTGACCGGAATCCATTGCGAAGATAGGCAGATTATGAACTTTGTCTACAGCAAGGGCGAAAAGCCGAAAACGGTCATGGTAGACCGTATCGGTGGCGACCGTAGCGGCACGGGCGATGTAATCAGTGCGGTCATTGCCGGAATGTACTTGAACGGGCACGACTTTTACGACTCGGTCAAGCGTTCGGCCGAATTTGCGTCCAAGTGTGTCGCCTATTGCGAAGAACAGCACGTCCCTACGCATTGGGGACTCAGTGTCGAGATGTTCCTTCGCGACCTCATGGAGGACTGA